In Pseudoduganella albidiflava, a single window of DNA contains:
- the gmk gene encoding guanylate kinase — MNQHFSGSLFMVAAPSGAGKSTLVNALLAQEPAIRLSISTTTRPPRPGEEHGREYFFTTTEDFIARADAGEFLEWAEVHGNYYGTSRLFVEEQMRAGTDILLEIDWQGARQVKKQFPQAAGIFILPPSIAALEERLHKRGQDEPNVITRRLLAAGGEIAHAPEFEYVIINEEFPVALLELSAIVRSARCRFAQQAARNASLFAQLGIHAEQHD, encoded by the coding sequence ATGAATCAACACTTCTCCGGCAGCCTGTTCATGGTTGCGGCCCCCTCCGGCGCCGGCAAGTCCACCCTGGTCAACGCGCTGCTGGCGCAGGAGCCGGCGATCAGGCTGTCGATTTCAACGACGACGCGGCCGCCGCGCCCGGGCGAAGAGCACGGCCGTGAATACTTCTTCACGACCACCGAGGATTTCATTGCCCGCGCCGACGCGGGCGAGTTCCTCGAATGGGCCGAAGTGCATGGCAATTACTATGGCACGTCGCGCCTGTTCGTCGAGGAACAGATGCGGGCCGGCACCGACATCCTGCTGGAGATCGACTGGCAGGGTGCGCGCCAGGTGAAGAAGCAGTTCCCGCAGGCGGCCGGCATCTTCATCCTGCCGCCATCGATCGCGGCGCTGGAAGAGCGGCTGCACAAGCGCGGGCAGGATGAACCGAACGTGATCACGCGGCGCCTGCTGGCGGCCGGCGGCGAAATCGCCCACGCTCCCGAGTTCGAGTATGTTATTATCAATGAAGAGTTTCCGGTCGCCTTGCTTGAGCTGAGCGCGATCGTCCGATCGGCCCGTTGCCGGTTTGCGCAACAGGCGGCCCGCAATGCATCGCTGTTTGCCCAGCTGGGCATTCACGCCGAGCAGCACGATTGA
- a CDS encoding YicC/YloC family endoribonuclease encodes MTGYAVATSESAAGTLTIEIKSVNSRFLDLQFRINDDLRALEPDLRAAIMAAITRGKVEIRLSFGRKAAGAGTQALNIPLLNELARLQNEVTTHFAGAHAMSVAELLRWPGVVEEAQIGQETLQADVAALMATTVEAFVNSRQREGAALEAMLVSRIEAMEAIVKRITPLIPQVVAAFQQKAIERMQEALGLASQGSNAALSRQDAMERIRQEVILYGIRIDVAEELGRLSAHLGETRHILKKGGQVGKRLDFMMQELNREANTLGAKASVKELADASMELKLLIEQMREQVQNLE; translated from the coding sequence ATGACGGGCTACGCGGTTGCCACCAGCGAAAGCGCGGCGGGAACTCTGACCATTGAAATCAAGAGCGTCAATTCCCGTTTTCTCGACCTTCAATTCCGCATCAACGACGATCTGCGCGCGCTCGAACCCGACCTGCGCGCCGCGATCATGGCCGCCATCACGCGCGGCAAGGTGGAAATCCGGTTGAGTTTCGGCCGCAAGGCCGCCGGCGCCGGCACCCAGGCGCTGAATATCCCCTTGCTCAATGAACTGGCCCGCCTGCAGAACGAGGTGACCACCCATTTCGCCGGCGCGCATGCGATGTCGGTCGCCGAACTGCTGCGCTGGCCGGGCGTCGTCGAGGAAGCACAGATCGGCCAGGAAACGCTGCAGGCCGACGTGGCCGCGCTGATGGCGACCACCGTCGAAGCCTTCGTAAACAGCCGCCAGCGCGAAGGCGCGGCGCTGGAAGCGATGCTGGTCTCGCGCATCGAAGCCATGGAAGCCATCGTCAAGCGCATCACCCCGCTGATCCCGCAGGTGGTGGCCGCTTTCCAGCAAAAGGCGATCGAGCGCATGCAGGAAGCGCTGGGCCTGGCGTCGCAGGGATCGAACGCGGCGCTGTCGCGCCAGGACGCGATGGAACGCATCCGCCAGGAAGTGATCCTGTATGGCATCCGCATCGACGTGGCCGAGGAACTGGGCCGGCTGTCCGCGCACCTCGGCGAGACCCGCCACATCCTGAAAAAAGGCGGCCAGGTCGGCAAGCGGCTCGATTTCATGATGCAGGAACTGAACCGCGAAGCCAACACGCTGGGCGCGAAAGCCTCCGTCAAGGAATTGGCAGACGCATCGATGGAATTGAAACTGCTGATCGAGCAGATGCGCGAACAGGTGCAGAACCTGGAGTAA
- a CDS encoding serine/threonine-protein kinase — MAAQNNVPLPDGLELAGYRIVKKIASGGFSIVYLAYDAEGNAVAIKEYLPSALALRQEGELAPAVSAANLPVFRLGLKCFFEEGRALAKIAHPNVVRVLNFFRAHETVYMVMAYESGHTLQEQISRQRAKGGQIGEAFIRQVFMQVLKGLREVHANGLLHLDLKPANIYLRADGTPLLLDFGAARRTIDSGALTLTPMYTPGFAAPELTIKTSPLGPWTDAYGIGAAMFACMAGAPPQPAEERRKGDGMEQHFAKLAERYPAPLIALVRRALALDPLARPQSLFEMQKALQALEAGQALPAPPASPTSTAPAGTFARLRTLARRLRPRRGGEASDTVQG; from the coding sequence ATGGCTGCACAAAACAACGTCCCGTTGCCGGATGGGCTGGAGCTGGCTGGATACCGCATTGTAAAGAAAATTGCGTCCGGCGGGTTCAGTATTGTCTATCTTGCCTATGACGCCGAGGGCAATGCGGTGGCCATCAAGGAGTATTTACCAAGCGCGTTGGCATTGCGTCAAGAGGGTGAACTGGCGCCCGCCGTTTCAGCGGCAAACCTGCCGGTATTCCGCCTCGGCCTGAAATGCTTTTTCGAGGAAGGGCGCGCGCTGGCGAAAATCGCCCATCCCAATGTGGTGCGCGTGCTGAATTTCTTTCGCGCGCACGAAACCGTGTACATGGTAATGGCGTATGAATCCGGCCACACATTGCAGGAGCAAATCTCGCGGCAGCGCGCCAAAGGCGGCCAGATCGGCGAGGCATTTATCCGGCAGGTTTTCATGCAGGTATTGAAAGGATTGCGCGAAGTGCATGCCAATGGCTTGCTGCACCTCGATTTAAAGCCGGCCAATATTTACCTGCGCGCCGACGGCACACCGCTGCTGCTCGATTTCGGCGCGGCGCGCCGCACCATCGATTCCGGCGCGCTGACTCTCACGCCGATGTACACGCCCGGCTTTGCCGCACCCGAACTGACCATCAAGACATCGCCGCTGGGGCCCTGGACGGACGCCTACGGCATCGGCGCCGCGATGTTCGCCTGCATGGCCGGCGCGCCACCGCAGCCCGCCGAGGAACGCCGCAAGGGTGATGGCATGGAGCAGCATTTCGCCAAACTGGCCGAACGCTATCCGGCGCCGCTGATCGCCCTGGTGCGCCGCGCGCTGGCGCTCGATCCGCTGGCCCGCCCTCAAAGCCTGTTTGAAATGCAGAAGGCATTGCAGGCGCTGGAAGCGGGCCAGGCCTTGCCGGCACCACCGGCATCGCCGACGTCAACGGCGCCGGCCGGCACCTTCGCCCGGCTGCGGACGCTGGCGCGCCGCCTGCGCCCGCGGCGCGGCGGCGAAGCATCCGATACGGTACAGGGATAG
- a CDS encoding PP2C family protein-serine/threonine phosphatase encodes MRFSVYQESHIGGRSMNQDRMGYCYTRDALLLVLADGMGGHPRGEVAAAIALRTISVLFQQQADPYVKGPARFLEDACHAAHREIHRHASAQGWPETPRTTIVACVVQHNTATWAHCGDSRLYLLRGGRILARTRDHSHIEKLIHGGRVPESARHTHPDRNKLYNCLGAQAAPKVELSGQAGLETGDVMLLCSDGLWAVLPEEELVAALSTGAVERAVPDLLRSALRVAGTGSDNVTGLAIAWQEAAEGRPADAPAAGSTIVSTESLASGRLGTSIAADPFDEAEIDRAIAEIRLAIEKSSQLLK; translated from the coding sequence ATGCGATTCTCGGTCTACCAGGAAAGCCACATCGGCGGGCGCAGCATGAACCAGGACCGGATGGGCTACTGCTACACCCGCGACGCGCTGCTGCTGGTGCTGGCGGACGGCATGGGCGGCCACCCGCGCGGCGAAGTGGCCGCCGCCATCGCGCTGCGGACGATTTCCGTGCTGTTCCAGCAACAGGCCGATCCCTACGTGAAGGGGCCGGCGCGCTTCCTGGAAGATGCCTGCCATGCCGCGCACCGCGAAATCCACCGCCACGCCAGCGCGCAGGGCTGGCCGGAAACGCCGCGCACCACCATCGTCGCCTGCGTGGTGCAGCACAACACGGCCACCTGGGCGCATTGCGGCGATTCGCGGCTCTACCTGCTGCGCGGCGGGCGTATCCTGGCGCGCACGCGCGACCATTCGCACATCGAAAAACTGATCCACGGCGGCCGCGTGCCGGAGTCGGCGCGCCACACGCACCCGGACCGCAACAAGCTGTACAACTGCCTGGGCGCGCAGGCCGCGCCGAAGGTCGAGCTGTCGGGGCAGGCCGGCCTGGAGACGGGCGACGTGATGCTATTATGCTCGGATGGCCTGTGGGCCGTGCTGCCGGAGGAAGAGCTGGTGGCCGCGCTTTCCACCGGCGCCGTCGAGCGTGCCGTTCCCGACCTGCTGCGCAGCGCGCTGCGGGTAGCCGGTACCGGCAGCGACAACGTCACCGGCCTGGCCATCGCCTGGCAGGAAGCAGCCGAAGGGCGGCCAGCCGATGCGCCGGCCGCCGGGTCGACGATCGTCTCCACCGAATCGCTGGCCAGTGGCCGGCTCGGCACGTCGATCGCGGCCGATCCGTTCGACGAAGCCGAGATCGACCGGGCCATCGCCGAGATCCGCCTGGCGATCGAAAAATCTTCCCAGTTGCTCAAGTAA
- the rph gene encoding ribonuclease PH, producing the protein MILQTRPSGRAVDQLRTVRLTRQYTKHAEGSVLIECGDTKVICTASIEEKVPGFLKGKGQGWLTAEYGMLPRSTHSRMDREAAKGKQSGRTQEIQRLIGRSLRAAFDLEAFGERTLHLDCDVIQADGGTRTASITGAMVAAYDAFTKLVEKGAIPAVPVKHFVAAISVGVFQGTPVLDLDYPEDSACDTDMNVIMTDAGHFVEVQGTAEGAAFDRATMNRLLDLADAGIADLIRLQKRELGLAG; encoded by the coding sequence ATGATCCTCCAGACCCGCCCCAGCGGCCGCGCCGTCGACCAGTTGCGCACCGTGCGCCTGACCCGCCAGTACACCAAGCATGCCGAAGGTTCCGTGCTGATCGAATGCGGCGACACCAAGGTGATCTGCACCGCCAGCATCGAAGAGAAAGTGCCGGGCTTCCTGAAGGGCAAAGGGCAGGGCTGGCTGACCGCCGAATACGGCATGCTGCCCCGCTCCACGCACTCGCGCATGGACCGCGAAGCCGCCAAGGGCAAGCAGAGCGGGCGTACCCAGGAAATCCAGCGCCTGATCGGCCGTTCGCTGCGCGCCGCGTTCGACCTGGAGGCTTTCGGCGAACGCACGCTGCACCTGGACTGCGACGTGATCCAGGCCGACGGCGGTACCCGCACCGCGTCGATCACCGGCGCGATGGTTGCCGCGTATGACGCGTTCACGAAACTGGTGGAGAAAGGTGCGATCCCGGCCGTGCCGGTGAAGCACTTCGTCGCCGCGATCTCCGTCGGCGTGTTCCAGGGCACCCCGGTGCTGGACCTGGACTACCCGGAAGATTCCGCCTGCGACACCGACATGAACGTGATCATGACGGACGCCGGCCACTTCGTCGAAGTGCAGGGCACCGCCGAAGGCGCCGCCTTCGACCGCGCCACGATGAACCGGCTGCTCGACCTGGCCGATGCCGGCATCGCCGACCTGATCCGGCTGCAGAAGCGGGAACTGGGGCTGGCGGGGTAA
- the rdgB gene encoding RdgB/HAM1 family non-canonical purine NTP pyrophosphatase — MTQKLILASNNAGKLKEFNTLLSTVGFEVHAQGEFNVPEADEPFHTFVENALQKARHASRLTGLPALADDSGVCVNALGGAPGVYSARYAGEPKSDAANNAKLVADLAAHGDKSAYYYCVLVFVRHADDPQPVIADGTWRGVIQAEPRGAGGFGYDPHFYIPELGKTTAELAPEEKNRLSHRGQALRALVEKLK, encoded by the coding sequence ATGACCCAGAAACTCATCCTCGCCTCGAACAACGCGGGCAAACTGAAGGAATTCAACACGCTGCTGTCCACCGTCGGCTTCGAGGTGCATGCGCAGGGCGAATTCAACGTGCCGGAAGCGGACGAGCCGTTCCACACCTTTGTCGAGAACGCGCTGCAGAAGGCGCGCCATGCGTCGCGGCTGACCGGCCTGCCGGCGCTGGCGGACGATTCCGGCGTCTGCGTCAACGCGCTGGGCGGCGCGCCCGGCGTCTACTCGGCGCGCTACGCGGGCGAACCGAAGTCCGATGCCGCCAACAACGCCAAACTGGTCGCCGACCTGGCAGCGCATGGCGACAAGTCGGCCTATTACTACTGCGTGCTGGTGTTCGTGCGCCATGCCGACGACCCGCAGCCGGTGATCGCCGACGGCACATGGCGCGGCGTGATCCAGGCCGAGCCGCGCGGCGCCGGCGGCTTCGGCTACGACCCGCATTTTTACATTCCCGAGCTGGGCAAGACCACGGCGGAGCTGGCGCCGGAAGAGAAGAACCGCCTGTCGCACCGCGGCCAGGCCCTGCGTGCACTGGTAGAAAAGCTGAAATGA
- the hemW gene encoding radical SAM family heme chaperone HemW — MIPIKPVGAGAGKSIAPARTIDAAAGVAAQYLQPGALNLAALPPLSLYVHWPWCVRKCPYCDFNSHEAKGEVPEKAYLDALRLDLEMALPLIWGRKIHTVFIGGGTPSLMSAAGLDRLLSDLRTLLPLDSDAEITMEANPGTFEVEKFRSYRASGINRLSIGIQSFNARHLQALGRIHDDGEARRAVDIAHATFDNFNLDLMYALPGQTLDEARADLATALAFQPPHLSLYHLTMEPNTVFAKYPPELPDDDTSADMQDLVAEMTGAAGYGHYEVSAYARPGHQAKHNLNYWQFGDYLGIGAGAHSKLSFPHRVLRQARYKQPKSYMEQVANGTPVQEENEIARDEMGFEFMLNTLRLQDGFAPNLFTERTGLALNTIEKQLNAAEAKGLIYRDHAIIRPTELGHRFLNDLQQIFLG, encoded by the coding sequence ATGATTCCCATCAAACCGGTCGGCGCGGGTGCCGGCAAGAGCATCGCGCCGGCGCGCACCATCGATGCCGCGGCCGGCGTGGCCGCGCAATACCTGCAGCCGGGGGCGCTGAACCTGGCCGCGCTGCCGCCGCTGTCGCTGTACGTGCACTGGCCATGGTGCGTGCGCAAGTGCCCGTACTGCGATTTCAATTCGCACGAAGCCAAGGGCGAAGTGCCGGAGAAGGCATACCTCGACGCGCTGCGGCTGGACCTGGAAATGGCGCTGCCGCTGATCTGGGGCCGCAAGATCCACACGGTGTTCATCGGCGGGGGCACGCCGAGCCTGATGTCCGCCGCGGGCCTGGACCGGCTGCTGTCCGACCTGCGCACCCTGCTGCCGCTGGACAGCGATGCCGAGATCACGATGGAAGCCAATCCCGGCACCTTCGAAGTGGAGAAATTCCGCAGCTACCGCGCCAGCGGCATCAACCGCCTGTCGATCGGCATCCAGAGCTTCAACGCGCGGCACCTGCAGGCACTGGGCCGCATCCACGACGATGGCGAAGCGCGCCGCGCGGTCGATATCGCCCACGCCACGTTCGACAATTTCAACCTCGATTTGATGTACGCGCTGCCCGGGCAGACCCTGGACGAGGCGCGCGCCGACCTGGCCACCGCCCTGGCGTTCCAGCCGCCGCACCTGTCGCTGTACCACCTGACGATGGAACCGAACACGGTGTTCGCCAAGTATCCGCCCGAGCTGCCGGACGACGACACCAGCGCCGACATGCAGGACCTGGTCGCCGAGATGACCGGCGCGGCCGGCTATGGCCACTATGAGGTGTCGGCTTACGCGCGGCCCGGGCACCAGGCCAAGCACAACCTGAACTACTGGCAGTTCGGCGACTACCTGGGCATCGGCGCCGGCGCGCATTCGAAACTGTCGTTCCCCCACCGCGTGCTGCGGCAGGCGCGCTACAAGCAGCCGAAGTCGTACATGGAACAGGTGGCGAACGGCACGCCGGTACAGGAAGAGAACGAAATCGCGCGCGACGAGATGGGCTTCGAGTTCATGCTCAATACACTGCGGCTGCAGGATGGCTTCGCCCCCAACCTGTTTACCGAACGCACCGGCCTGGCGCTGAACACCATCGAGAAGCAGCTCAACGCGGCCGAGGCGAAAGGCCTGATCTACCGCGACCACGCCATCATCCGCCCGACCGAGCTGGGGCACCGCTTCCTGAACGACCTGCAGCAGATCTTCCTCGGCTGA
- a CDS encoding patatin-like phospholipase family protein, which produces MDSPITIRLGARARQRIAAEGLQPADIAIIPAAAGGPKGLILNGIDTWLSGDWLLRAPRERRLIGASIGAWRMAAMAFADPVAAHKRLAYHYTHQTYPARIDAAYVTRTVRGLLEEVLGGHGDEVLAHPHHRVTVITARGIGPLADTGGVRWREMAGFLRAAAGNAVSRSRLARGMERVLFHDARDDSAWLRERFDAFASHFVGLDAANLRGALLASGSIPLVLEAVRDIAGAPPGTYWDGGLVDYHLHLPYQRDPGLVLYPHFTDYIVPGWLDKSLPWRRARAQSGDLALDNVVLVSPSPSFVARLPNRKLPDRNDFKHYGQDHAARIRDWTRAIGESERMAEALARWAEKPDLKVAAAF; this is translated from the coding sequence ATGGACTCCCCCATCACCATCCGCCTGGGCGCCCGCGCGCGCCAGCGCATCGCGGCCGAAGGCCTGCAACCCGCCGACATCGCCATCATTCCCGCCGCGGCGGGCGGGCCGAAAGGCCTGATCCTGAACGGCATCGACACCTGGCTGTCCGGCGACTGGCTGCTCCGCGCGCCGCGTGAACGGCGGCTGATCGGCGCGTCGATCGGCGCCTGGCGGATGGCCGCGATGGCGTTCGCCGATCCCGTGGCGGCGCACAAGCGGCTGGCTTACCACTACACGCACCAGACCTACCCGGCCAGGATCGACGCGGCCTACGTGACGCGCACGGTGCGGGGCCTGCTGGAAGAAGTGCTGGGCGGGCATGGCGACGAAGTGCTGGCCCATCCGCATCATCGGGTAACCGTGATTACCGCGCGCGGCATCGGGCCGCTGGCCGATACCGGCGGCGTGCGCTGGCGCGAGATGGCGGGTTTCCTGCGCGCCGCGGCCGGCAATGCGGTCTCGCGCAGCCGGCTGGCGCGCGGCATGGAACGCGTGCTGTTCCACGATGCGCGCGACGACAGCGCCTGGCTGCGCGAGCGCTTCGATGCCTTCGCCTCGCATTTCGTCGGCCTGGACGCGGCCAACCTGCGCGGCGCGCTGCTGGCCTCCGGCTCGATTCCCCTCGTGCTGGAAGCGGTACGCGACATCGCCGGCGCGCCGCCCGGCACGTATTGGGACGGCGGCCTGGTCGACTACCACCTGCACCTGCCCTACCAGCGCGATCCCGGCCTGGTGCTGTACCCGCACTTCACCGACTACATCGTGCCCGGCTGGCTCGACAAGTCGCTGCCGTGGCGCCGCGCGCGTGCGCAGTCCGGCGACCTCGCGCTGGACAACGTGGTCCTGGTCAGTCCTTCGCCATCGTTCGTGGCCCGGCTGCCGAACCGCAAGCTGCCGGACCGGAACGACTTCAAGCACTACGGGCAAGACCACGCCGCCCGCATCCGCGACTGGACGCGGGCGATCGGCGAAAGCGAACGGATGGCCGAGGCGCTGGCCAGGTGGGCGGAAAAGCCGGACCTGAAGGTAGCGGCCGCGTTCTAG
- a CDS encoding efflux transporter outer membrane subunit, whose translation MKPILLPLLSTSLSRRATALLAAGALSTLLPACSLAPKYERPAAPVAADFPATPAAADGKGAPPAADAKSAVDTGWREFFPDGRLQALIATALENNRDLRTAALRIEEARAAYRVTRADRLPNVNAALSGTRARTPGFLTPATGQPSIGERFDAGLSISAFELDFFGRVRSLSEAALATYLASDEARQAAQISIVAEVAKAYFTERAFAEQLALAQRTYEARRRTFELTRQRLDAGASSLLDLRSNETLMETARAAALALARQRAQAANALTLLVGAPPAQPADTAPPMADDARIDAMSAVPAGLPSDLITRRPDIRAAEQRLIAANANIGAARAAFFPRISLTAAIGSASPEFSQLFDGGNDTWSFVPQLTLPIFDAGRNRANLTLSEVRKNIAVADYERTIQAAFREVADALAARSYLGDQVAAQRAIQDAQAERLRLLTLRFENGVASSLDVLDAQRELFSAEQELVQARLLRTTSAIDLYRALGGGLR comes from the coding sequence ATGAAGCCGATACTATTGCCCTTGCTGTCAACATCACTTTCGCGCCGCGCCACGGCCCTGCTGGCCGCCGGCGCGTTGTCGACCCTGTTGCCGGCCTGTTCGCTGGCGCCGAAGTACGAGCGCCCGGCCGCGCCGGTGGCCGCCGACTTCCCCGCCACGCCGGCCGCCGCGGACGGCAAGGGCGCGCCGCCCGCGGCCGATGCGAAAAGCGCCGTCGATACCGGCTGGCGCGAATTCTTCCCCGACGGGCGGCTGCAGGCGCTGATCGCCACGGCGCTGGAAAACAACCGCGACTTGCGCACCGCCGCCCTGCGGATCGAGGAGGCGCGTGCGGCCTACCGCGTGACGCGGGCCGACCGCCTGCCGAACGTGAATGCGGCGCTGTCCGGCACGCGGGCGCGCACCCCGGGCTTCCTGACCCCCGCCACGGGCCAGCCATCGATCGGCGAGCGCTTCGACGCCGGGCTGTCGATTTCCGCGTTCGAGCTGGATTTCTTCGGCCGCGTGCGCAGCCTGTCGGAAGCGGCGCTGGCCACCTACCTGGCCAGCGACGAGGCGCGGCAGGCGGCGCAGATCAGCATCGTGGCCGAGGTGGCCAAGGCGTATTTCACCGAGCGCGCCTTTGCCGAACAGCTGGCGCTGGCGCAGCGCACGTATGAGGCGCGCCGCCGCACGTTCGAGCTGACGCGGCAACGGCTCGATGCGGGCGCGTCGTCCCTGCTCGACCTGCGCTCCAACGAGACGCTGATGGAAACGGCGCGCGCGGCGGCCCTGGCGCTGGCCCGGCAGCGGGCGCAGGCCGCCAACGCGCTGACCTTGCTGGTGGGCGCGCCGCCCGCGCAGCCGGCCGACACCGCGCCCCCGATGGCCGACGATGCGCGGATCGACGCGATGAGCGCCGTGCCGGCCGGCCTGCCCTCCGACCTGATCACGCGCCGGCCGGACATCCGCGCCGCCGAGCAGCGGCTGATCGCGGCCAATGCCAATATCGGCGCCGCGCGCGCCGCGTTCTTCCCGCGCATCTCGCTGACGGCGGCGATCGGCAGCGCCAGCCCGGAATTCTCGCAACTGTTCGACGGCGGCAACGACACCTGGTCGTTCGTGCCCCAGCTGACCCTGCCGATCTTCGACGCCGGCCGCAACCGCGCCAACCTCACGCTTTCCGAAGTGCGCAAGAATATCGCCGTGGCCGACTACGAACGCACCATCCAGGCCGCGTTCCGCGAAGTGGCCGACGCGCTGGCCGCCCGCAGCTACCTGGGCGACCAGGTGGCCGCGCAGCGGGCGATCCAGGATGCCCAGGCCGAACGCCTGCGGCTGCTCACGCTGCGCTTCGAGAACGGCGTGGCCAGCTCGCTGGACGTGCTCGACGCGCAGCGCGAGCTGTTCTCGGCCGAGCAGGAACTGGTGCAGGCGCGGCTGCTGCGCACCACCAGTGCCATCGACCTGTATCGGGCGCTGGGGGGCGGCTTGCGGTAG